A single Oryctolagus cuniculus chromosome 18, mOryCun1.1, whole genome shotgun sequence DNA region contains:
- the FAM187B gene encoding protein FAM187B isoform X2, which translates to MLTTWHLLLGFTVPVLGHYVSVTCPPGKVCQQALLSGSTVLLHCNISGARWYHFFMQHDQWSSNVSIIPNVNVMPGGSIVITKALPSQTGIYYCRDKNNRQVTRYEIDFQDVSKLHLTHRGLGQRPLQNETLILGHKERVFTQWEPWQDCNRCKKPGERKRVGYCYIEVPLEKPVPCWLYLGAIKIMSNRMRPELQVEDCQVQCVPEPSSNMNFIIFDNYRLNEGSGSTWLTCPLASIYRPVVWELDDRPLTWKGQLSGQDVSTFLDPSTGGQQLQIFKSAIYKCFVQQEFIARFNAQGNQDALGALQDKIKAEEALQGQPGPTLRRLALTLLVGTVLAAATLLLLLLRLLRASRGKRSRQTLLVK; encoded by the exons ATGCTGACCACCTGGCACCTGCTGCTCGGATTCACTGTCCCGGTGCTGGGGCACTATGTCTCTGTCACCTGCCCGCCCGGCAAGGTGTGCCAGCAGGCCCTGCTGTCCGGCAGCACTGTCCTCCTGCACTGTAACATCTCCGGAGCGCGATGGTACCACTTCTTCATGCAGCATGACCAGTGGTCCTCCAACGTCTCCATCATTCCCAATGTGAACGTCATGCCCGGGGGCAGCATTGTCATTACCAAGGCCCTGCCCTCCCAGACAGGCATCTACTACTGCAGGGACAAGAACAACAGACAAGTGACGCGGTATGAGATCGACTTCCAGGATGTCTCCAAACTGCATCTGACACACAGAGGCCTGGGTCAGAGGCCCCTGCAGAACGAGACCCTGATCCTGGGCCACAAGGAGCGTGTCTTTACCCAGTGGGAGCCCTGGCAGGACTGTAACAGATGCAAGAAGCCTGGGGAACGGAAGCGCGTGGGCTACTGCTACATCGAAGTGCCGCTGGAGAAGCCGGTTCCCTGCTGGCTCTACCTGGGAGCCATCAAGATCATGTCCAACCGCATGCGACCCGagctgcaggtggaagactgCCAAGTCCAGTGTGTGCCCGAGCCGTCATCcaatatgaattttatcatctttGACAACTACAGGCTCAATGAGGGGTCAGGGTCCACATGGCTCACCTGCCCCTTAGCATCCATCTACAG GCCCGTCGTCTGGGAGCTCGACGACCGCCCCCTGACCTGGAAGGGCCAGCTCTCCGGCCAGGACGTCAGCACCTTCCTGGACCCGAGCACGGGAGGTCAGCAGCTGCAGATCTTCAAGTCAGCCATCTACAAGTGCTTCGTGCAGCAGGAGTTCATCGCCCGCTTCAACGCCCAGGGCAACCAGGACGCGCTGGGGGCCCTGCAGGACAAGATCAAGGCCGAGGAGGCGCTGCAGGGGCAGCCCGGCCCCACCCTCAGGAGGCTGGCGCTGACGCTGCTCGTGGGCACCGTCCTGGCCGCAGCCacactcctgctgctgctgctccggcTGCTCCGTGCTTCCCGGGGCAAGAGGAGCCGGCAGACGCTGCTGGTGAAATAA
- the FAM187B gene encoding protein FAM187B isoform X1 yields MPTLVPSLLWSPRSTMMASLWLVSLSFPSLWAQALIGCSYKSLCQRALLSGNEAVLQCDHPGAVWHFTSFLEDTPSLLHSTANVKKFPGGSLQLSHPQPAQTGLYSCQDGKGSLVVEYEIDFQDVTALHVTHRDLGQEPLANETLNLGGAVLVYTRWEPWQDCNRCGAPGERKRLGFCYVEDSPEESMPCWLYLRELRAPYGRMQPELQVEACLVPCDGASTKTTQPYFIFDAHQLGKWTSHVWLTCPFASVYRPVVWELDDRPLTWKGQLSGQDVSTFLDPSTGGQQLQIFKSAIYKCFVQQEFIARFNAQGNQDALGALQDKIKAEEALQGQPGPTLRRLALTLLVGTVLAAATLLLLLLRLLRASRGKRSRQTLLVK; encoded by the exons ATGCCCACGCTGGTTCCCAGCCTCCTCTGGAGCCCTCGGTCCACCATGATGGCCTCCCTGTGGCTGGTTAGCCTTTCTTTCCCCTCCCTGTGGGCGCAGGCTCTCATCGGCTGCTCGTACAAGAGTCTCTGCCAGCGCGCCCTGCTCTCGGGCAACGAGGCGGTCCTGCAGTGTGACCACCCCGGGGCTGTCTGGCACTTCACTTCCTTCCTAGAAGAcaccccctccctgctccactcAACGGCCAACGTGAAGAAATTCCCGGGCGGCAGCCTCCAGCTGAGCCACCCCCAGCCGGCGCAGACTGGCCTCTACAGCTGCCAGGACGGCAAAGGCAGCCTGGTGGTGGAATACGAGATAGACTTCCAGGACGTGACCGCCCTGCACGTCACTCACAGAGACCTGGGCCAAGAGCCCCTGGCCAACGAGACCCTGAACCTGGGCGGGGCGGTGCTTGTCTACACACGCTGGGAGCCCTGGCAGGACTGTAACCGCTGCGGGGCGCCAGGCGAGCGCAAGCGCCTGGGCTTCTGCTACGTCGAGGACTCGCCGGAGGAGTCCATGCCCTGCTGGCTGTATCTGCGAGAGCTGCGAGCGCCCTACGGCCGCATGCAGCCAGAGCTGCAAGTGGAAGCCTGCCTCGTCCCCTGCGATGGCGCCAGCACGAAAACCACACAGCCCTACTTCATCTTTGACGCGCACCAGCTGGGCAAGTGGACCAGCCACGTGTGGCTCACCTGCCCCTTTGCCTCGGTCTACAG GCCCGTCGTCTGGGAGCTCGACGACCGCCCCCTGACCTGGAAGGGCCAGCTCTCCGGCCAGGACGTCAGCACCTTCCTGGACCCGAGCACGGGAGGTCAGCAGCTGCAGATCTTCAAGTCAGCCATCTACAAGTGCTTCGTGCAGCAGGAGTTCATCGCCCGCTTCAACGCCCAGGGCAACCAGGACGCGCTGGGGGCCCTGCAGGACAAGATCAAGGCCGAGGAGGCGCTGCAGGGGCAGCCCGGCCCCACCCTCAGGAGGCTGGCGCTGACGCTGCTCGTGGGCACCGTCCTGGCCGCAGCCacactcctgctgctgctgctccggcTGCTCCGTGCTTCCCGGGGCAAGAGGAGCCGGCAGACGCTGCTGGTGAAATAA